The sequence AAAAACACCACACAAAGGAACAATTTAAGGAATCGTATGCCTCGTTCATGGATAAGGTAATGAAAGAAAGAAAAATATGAACAAACCCCTCATTTCAGTCATCATACCGGCGCATAACTCCGAAAGCACTATCGGAGTAGCAATTGACTCCATGTTAACGCAAACATACCCCAACTTGGAAATAATCGTTGTAGACGATAACAGCACAGACAATACTGAAAAAGTAGTGCGCGAATACGAAACACAAAACAAAAAAATACAATACTATAAACTCCCTTATGACGATCCGAATCGCGTGAATAAGCGCGGACGAAATGTGAATGCCGGCTATTTGGCGCGAAACTACGGATTTGAAAAAGCGCGTGGGGAATGGATCACCTTTCAAGATGCCGACGACGCCTCTCTTGTAAATCGTATAGAAGCGCAGTACAACCTTGCTATAGAGTATGGCGCTTCGCACGTATGCATTCAATGGCAACAATTCAAAGAAGAATTACTGGGGAAAAGATTGGACATTGGAAAAATCTTTCAAGAAGAGAGGAATATGGTAATAACAAACAAAGAAATAATAGCACTTGCTAAAAAAACCAAAGGGGTCATTATTCCCTTTCTGGGCAAACTAAATTCTTTTATTCCTTTTGAATGGAAAAGAATGCGAGTTATCAATAAGTTCTTTTTCCAGTCTCTTGATTCTTACCCGGGATCAGGGAACAGTCCCTTATTCAAAAAGGAGATCGTGGAAAAAGTAAGATTTCGCCCAGTGAACGAACGGGTTTGGCCATCATTTACGGGGCGTGGCGCCGACCGCGATTTCAATTTTCAGGTTGCTGAAACATTCGGCAATAACATTTCGTTCAAATTGCCGCTTTATTTGTGGAGGGTGGGTCAAGAAAACAATCTTGGTTATAATTTTAAAAAATATTTGATAAAGTAACACAATGAAAGACTACCCGGGTCACCCTTAAAAAGTAACTAAACATTGCTTATAATAGAGCTTTGTATTTTGTTTTTTTAATGACATAATTCACCTATAAGTTTATAAACTTTTAACACCTTATCATGAAAAAAATAATGCCTATTTTTATAACAATCATCGCTTTCCTTTCCCCTTCTTTATCATATGCGAGTGGCGTATTCACATTTACACAAAATTATTGTGTATTCGGAGCATCTTGTTCTACGCCAAACAATATCTCCCAAAGTGGATTGGGATCAAATTCAAACAATACATTTACATGGGTGGGAGATAGTGTAACTATATACAATAGCTCAACGCCTTTAAATTTTTATGATATTTGGAATGTTACTGATGAAAATAATGTTGCTACAGCGGGATATGCACAAACAAGTCAACCGCAAGACTTCAGTTCGTTGCCCAATGGAAAATATTGGGTAGTAGAAGAATATGCCGGTGCCGGTAATAATGATTGTGTAAATAATTATGGCACCACAAACTTTACGATTTGTTGGCAAACTGCGCAAACCAATGCCGTTGTAAAATTTGAAAAGATGGGTACAGGGAGTTATCGGGAGGCAGACGTTACCTCACCATCAGTACCAATCTCGATTAGCGGTTCCGGCACTATAAACAGAATTGCTAAATTTATTGCCAATACTACCATAAGTGATTCGCTTCTCTCCGATGACGGCTCAAATGTCACACTCACCAGCGGGAATCTTTTTCTACAGATAGGATCTTTGATTGATTCTGTAACCAACGGAGTGCTTAACTTTGGTACAACA is a genomic window of Patescibacteria group bacterium containing:
- a CDS encoding glycosyltransferase family 2 protein, producing the protein MNKPLISVIIPAHNSESTIGVAIDSMLTQTYPNLEIIVVDDNSTDNTEKVVREYETQNKKIQYYKLPYDDPNRVNKRGRNVNAGYLARNYGFEKARGEWITFQDADDASLVNRIEAQYNLAIEYGASHVCIQWQQFKEELLGKRLDIGKIFQEERNMVITNKEIIALAKKTKGVIIPFLGKLNSFIPFEWKRMRVINKFFFQSLDSYPGSGNSPLFKKEIVEKVRFRPVNERVWPSFTGRGADRDFNFQVAETFGNNISFKLPLYLWRVGQENNLGYNFKKYLIK